A window of the Cystobacter fuscus genome harbors these coding sequences:
- a CDS encoding glycosyltransferase: MRREETRMAQAPLRLVQFTKSFYFGGTEVQVVELLRGLPASYRVQVSVLDAVGPLMEPIRKMGITPEEFSLRGSLARPNTLAQVIRMARWLKQERVELVHVHDFYATVLAVPAAKLAGTKVIVGRLDLAHWHGRVRRALLRGLTQMADHVVGNAEAIRGMLVEEEGISPEKITVIPNGLDIVRFDQRRRAGLQAPLPDTHGAPVVVHVANMNHPVKRQEDLLRALALVRRAGHTLHAFLVGDGPRRPEMEKLAGSLGLADRVHFLKHRGDVPAIYERADFGVLCSSAEGMSNAVMEGMAAGLPMVVTNVGGNPELVADGERGLVVPPLRPEALGEAFLQLLGDRERGRRMGARARAFVERELSLTRMVRRHDALYRRVARGE; this comes from the coding sequence ATGCGGCGTGAGGAGACGCGGATGGCGCAAGCGCCTCTGCGCCTGGTGCAGTTCACCAAGTCCTTCTACTTCGGTGGCACCGAGGTGCAGGTGGTGGAGCTGTTGCGAGGCCTGCCCGCCAGCTACCGCGTGCAGGTGTCCGTGCTGGACGCCGTGGGGCCGCTGATGGAGCCCATCCGCAAGATGGGCATCACCCCGGAGGAGTTCTCCCTGCGCGGCTCGCTCGCCCGGCCCAACACGCTCGCCCAGGTGATTCGCATGGCGCGCTGGCTCAAGCAGGAGCGGGTGGAACTCGTCCACGTGCACGACTTCTACGCGACGGTGCTGGCGGTGCCGGCGGCGAAGCTCGCGGGGACGAAGGTGATCGTCGGTCGGTTGGACCTGGCGCACTGGCACGGCAGGGTGCGGCGGGCCCTGCTGCGCGGCCTCACCCAGATGGCGGACCACGTGGTGGGCAACGCGGAGGCCATCCGAGGAATGCTCGTGGAGGAGGAGGGCATCTCGCCGGAGAAGATCACGGTCATCCCCAATGGCCTGGATATCGTGCGCTTCGATCAGCGTCGGCGCGCGGGGCTCCAGGCGCCGCTGCCGGACACGCACGGAGCGCCCGTGGTGGTGCACGTGGCGAACATGAACCACCCGGTGAAGCGGCAGGAGGATCTCCTGCGGGCCCTGGCGTTGGTGCGGCGTGCGGGGCACACGCTGCATGCCTTCCTCGTGGGGGACGGGCCGCGGCGGCCGGAGATGGAGAAGCTCGCGGGCTCGTTGGGCCTCGCGGACCGCGTGCACTTCCTGAAACATCGCGGGGACGTGCCCGCCATCTACGAGCGCGCGGACTTCGGCGTGTTGTGCTCCAGCGCCGAGGGCATGTCCAACGCGGTGATGGAGGGCATGGCCGCGGGGCTGCCCATGGTGGTGACGAACGTGGGCGGCAACCCGGAGCTGGTGGCGGATGGCGAGCGGGGCCTGGTGGTGCCGCCCCTGCGGCCGGAGGCCCTGGGCGAGGCGTTCCTCCAGTTGCTCGGAGATCGGGAGCGGGGCCGACGCATGGGGGCGCGGGCGCGCGCCTTCGTGGAGCGAGAGCTGTCGCTGACGCGGATGGTGCGCCGGCACGATGCGTTGTACCGGCGCGTGGCGCGAGGCGAATGA
- a CDS encoding multiheme c-type cytochrome: protein MPARGPWLLSLLLVLVLSGAAGAADFLGPESCKGCHPAAYDAWMQSKHARAGDSLAPTQQKDVRCLSCHAPDQATQGVSHVTCETCHGPGQHYSPSYVMKDAELARLVGLVDPSEKACRNCHDASSPSLKPFNFVESLKAIDHWSAERAGNKTAQAEPPQAEPAKKK from the coding sequence ATGCCTGCTCGTGGCCCCTGGCTCCTGTCCCTCCTGCTCGTCCTCGTCCTCTCCGGTGCCGCCGGCGCGGCGGATTTCCTCGGTCCGGAGAGTTGCAAGGGCTGCCATCCGGCCGCCTATGACGCCTGGATGCAGTCCAAGCATGCCCGCGCCGGGGACTCGCTCGCGCCCACCCAGCAGAAGGACGTGCGCTGCCTGTCCTGCCATGCGCCGGACCAGGCCACCCAGGGCGTCTCCCATGTCACGTGCGAGACGTGCCATGGCCCCGGTCAGCACTACTCGCCCTCCTATGTCATGAAGGACGCGGAGCTGGCCCGGCTGGTGGGCCTGGTGGACCCCTCGGAGAAGGCGTGCCGCAACTGCCACGACGCCTCGTCCCCCTCGCTCAAGCCTTTCAACTTCGTCGAGTCGCTCAAGGCGATCGACCACTGGTCCGCCGAGCGGGCCGGCAACAAGACGGCCCAGGCCGAGCCCCCCCAGGCCGAGCCCGCCAAGAAGAAATAG
- the yihA gene encoding ribosome biogenesis GTP-binding protein YihA/YsxC — MIKILDARFITTAVEPKGYPTSLAPEVAFVGRSNVGKSSMINALTGRKKLVRVSNTPGRTRTLNFFDVDVERDGKPHLVRFADLPGYGFAKVSKTERAEWQTMITTYLEKRRDLKVVVSIIDAEVGPTPDDFQTLDYLQDYRRILVVATKMDRLPKARRKPRLTALAEQLSLPREAVLAFSATDKLGLDEVWGALLDSVK; from the coding sequence GTGATCAAGATCCTCGACGCCCGCTTCATCACCACGGCGGTGGAGCCCAAGGGCTACCCCACGAGTCTCGCCCCCGAGGTGGCCTTCGTGGGCCGCTCCAACGTGGGCAAGTCGTCCATGATCAACGCGCTCACGGGCCGCAAGAAGCTCGTGCGCGTGTCCAACACTCCCGGCCGCACCCGCACGCTCAACTTCTTCGACGTGGACGTGGAGCGCGACGGCAAGCCGCACCTGGTGCGCTTCGCGGACCTGCCCGGCTACGGCTTCGCCAAGGTGAGCAAGACCGAGCGCGCCGAGTGGCAGACGATGATCACCACCTACCTGGAGAAGCGCCGGGACCTGAAGGTGGTGGTGAGCATCATCGACGCCGAGGTGGGCCCCACCCCGGACGACTTCCAGACGCTCGACTACCTGCAGGACTACCGGCGCATCCTCGTGGTGGCCACGAAGATGGATCGCCTGCCCAAGGCGCGCCGCAAGCCGCGCCTCACCGCGCTCGCCGAGCAGCTCAGCCTGCCGCGCGAGGCGGTGCTCGCCTTCTCGGCCACGGACAAGCTGGGCCTGGACGAGGTGTGGGGCGCCCTCCTGGACAGTGTGAAGTGA
- a CDS encoding O-antigen ligase family protein encodes MELGDKAERRDVVAFYALTTFAALMYMLPQVWFPALAPLRLALLASGLAAGLMALRRLGRAEPLYFDGIRGGALLAFSALALASMTWSVNPEVSRTTALELLKLTAIYLTLVNVITTPRRLAAVCGAMVLGSIVTSYGVIDSHFTGTPETLVEGYRAHWAEVYADPNRSAMNIGIIVPLAVAFLARKESGWVMRSLSLLAIILAAVAIVFTYSRGGFIGLTVAMVVWALREKKKMRSVMLGIALAIGLAVFAPKSFWERNETVAELHQDASAMGRVYAWQVTSRMSLDKPLLGVGAGAFRHAWFDYAPPQATRAYVAHNIFLDVIGEMGWVGLLFFLVFAGSATGGAFEASRDPRMGWMARGLAAAMTGYLICDMFSGYILSAHLYVLFGLAASAHRIAQAYAVKETARDVKQTVVPGWEGSNHAA; translated from the coding sequence ATGGAGCTGGGCGATAAAGCGGAACGCCGGGACGTGGTGGCGTTCTACGCACTGACCACCTTCGCGGCGCTGATGTACATGCTGCCGCAGGTGTGGTTTCCCGCGCTGGCCCCCTTGCGGCTGGCGCTGTTGGCGTCGGGGTTGGCCGCGGGGCTGATGGCCTTGCGGAGACTGGGGCGTGCCGAGCCCCTGTATTTCGATGGAATCCGTGGCGGGGCGCTGCTGGCGTTCTCGGCGTTGGCGCTGGCCTCGATGACGTGGTCGGTGAACCCGGAGGTGTCGCGCACCACCGCGCTCGAGCTGCTCAAGCTCACGGCGATCTACCTGACGCTGGTGAACGTCATCACCACGCCCCGGCGGCTGGCGGCCGTGTGCGGCGCCATGGTGCTGGGTTCGATCGTGACGAGCTATGGCGTCATCGACTCGCACTTCACCGGCACGCCGGAGACGCTGGTGGAGGGCTACCGGGCGCACTGGGCCGAGGTGTACGCGGACCCCAACCGCTCGGCGATGAACATCGGCATCATCGTGCCGCTCGCGGTGGCCTTCCTGGCGCGCAAGGAGAGCGGCTGGGTGATGCGCTCGCTGTCGCTGCTGGCCATCATCCTGGCGGCGGTGGCCATCGTCTTCACCTACTCGCGCGGTGGCTTCATCGGCCTGACGGTGGCCATGGTGGTGTGGGCGCTGCGCGAGAAGAAGAAGATGCGCTCGGTGATGCTGGGCATCGCGCTGGCCATCGGTCTGGCGGTGTTCGCGCCCAAGAGCTTCTGGGAGCGCAACGAGACGGTGGCGGAGCTGCACCAGGACGCCTCGGCGATGGGCCGTGTGTACGCCTGGCAGGTGACGTCGCGCATGAGCCTGGACAAGCCGTTGCTCGGAGTGGGCGCGGGCGCGTTCCGCCACGCCTGGTTCGACTACGCGCCGCCCCAGGCCACGCGGGCCTACGTGGCGCACAACATCTTCCTGGACGTCATCGGGGAGATGGGCTGGGTGGGCCTGCTCTTCTTCCTGGTGTTCGCCGGGAGCGCCACGGGCGGCGCCTTCGAGGCCTCGAGGGATCCGCGCATGGGGTGGATGGCGCGAGGGCTGGCGGCCGCGATGACGGGCTACCTCATCTGCGACATGTTCTCCGGCTACATCCTCTCGGCGCACCTGTATGTGCTCTTCGGGCTGGCGGCGAGCGCGCATCGCATCGCCCAGGCGTACGCGGTGAAGGAGACGGCGCGCGACGTGAAGCAGACGGTGGTGCCGGGATGGGAGGGCTCGAACCATGCGGCGTGA
- a CDS encoding DUF6178 family protein, with the protein MSNGNSGSKALNTVRRQLAALSGRKRLEALVESEHARALVRSLPAEDLYFTIMEVGLPDAVDLVQLTSPEQFRTFVDLGSWKRDTLDPLGTLNWLRAARGDSAEDFLEKVRSMDTEVLEMLMREFTVIHDLEENPDVNPAGVTMETPEGRYLIEFKGVEGAELAALRVLLNDLIADNPFEAVRFLEATRWEVPGELEEVAYRFRSARLQDLGFPPLEEAVQLFSRVDTGPEPAPAVSAALAATREQPDYLEAAFRELDERERENLEAELRYLANATLVAEVEEPGDLDAIRRVGEMARDYLLLALEHLTGGDPARAAQVVRDTEIKRIFQVGFSLTLALKFRADRLMKEPFTKVEGVPLLFAEEAAAVEALRRKRPRRTLKVPGAEPVPFRSRRELAASEEVLARAEAQVALLGALLGGSAQAARERLSRFAEAPQELGMERFFAAAVAIALLEGRVVPRPLPREGRQTLGALLFEGTPDAPRLKPGVADQALAVLEPAVPEASWPELRRQVNAVLARLLEEMGEVFLQEGKLSAIASLLLPME; encoded by the coding sequence ATGTCGAATGGCAATAGCGGAAGCAAGGCGCTGAACACCGTGCGCCGGCAGCTCGCGGCCCTCTCCGGCCGCAAGCGGCTGGAGGCCCTCGTCGAATCGGAGCATGCCCGCGCCCTGGTGCGCTCGCTGCCCGCGGAGGACCTGTACTTCACCATCATGGAGGTGGGCCTGCCCGACGCGGTGGACCTCGTGCAGCTCACCTCGCCCGAGCAGTTCCGCACCTTCGTGGACCTGGGCTCGTGGAAGCGCGACACGCTCGATCCGCTCGGCACCCTCAACTGGCTGCGCGCCGCGCGCGGGGACTCGGCCGAGGACTTCCTCGAGAAGGTGCGCTCCATGGACACCGAGGTCCTGGAGATGCTCATGCGCGAGTTCACCGTCATCCACGATCTGGAGGAGAACCCGGACGTGAACCCGGCGGGCGTGACGATGGAGACGCCCGAGGGGCGCTACCTCATCGAGTTCAAGGGCGTGGAGGGCGCGGAGCTGGCGGCGTTGCGCGTGCTGCTCAACGATCTCATCGCGGACAACCCCTTCGAGGCGGTGCGCTTCCTGGAGGCCACGCGCTGGGAGGTGCCCGGGGAATTGGAGGAGGTGGCCTACCGCTTCCGCTCGGCGCGGCTGCAGGACCTGGGCTTCCCGCCGCTGGAGGAGGCCGTGCAGCTCTTCAGCCGCGTGGACACCGGGCCCGAGCCCGCTCCGGCCGTGAGCGCCGCGCTGGCCGCCACGCGCGAGCAGCCCGACTACCTGGAGGCCGCCTTCCGCGAGCTGGACGAGCGCGAGCGCGAGAACCTGGAGGCGGAGCTGCGCTACCTCGCCAACGCCACGCTCGTGGCCGAGGTGGAGGAACCGGGGGACCTGGACGCCATCCGGCGCGTGGGCGAGATGGCCCGGGACTACCTGCTGCTCGCCCTGGAGCACCTCACCGGGGGAGACCCCGCGCGCGCCGCGCAGGTGGTGCGCGACACGGAAATCAAACGCATCTTCCAGGTGGGCTTCTCCCTGACGCTCGCGCTCAAGTTCCGCGCGGACCGGTTGATGAAGGAGCCCTTCACGAAGGTGGAGGGCGTGCCGCTGCTCTTCGCCGAGGAGGCCGCGGCCGTGGAGGCGCTGCGCCGCAAGCGTCCGCGGCGCACCCTGAAGGTGCCCGGGGCCGAGCCGGTGCCCTTCCGCTCGCGGCGTGAGCTGGCCGCCAGCGAGGAGGTGCTCGCCCGGGCCGAGGCGCAGGTGGCGCTCCTGGGCGCGCTGCTCGGGGGCTCCGCCCAGGCCGCCCGCGAGCGGCTGTCCCGCTTCGCCGAGGCGCCCCAGGAATTGGGGATGGAGCGCTTCTTCGCGGCCGCCGTGGCCATCGCCCTGCTGGAGGGCCGGGTGGTGCCCCGCCCCCTGCCGCGCGAGGGCCGGCAGACGCTCGGCGCGCTGCTCTTCGAGGGCACGCCGGATGCGCCCCGTCTCAAGCCGGGGGTGGCGGACCAGGCCCTGGCGGTGCTGGAGCCCGCGGTGCCGGAGGCCTCCTGGCCCGAGCTGCGTCGCCAGGTGAACGCCGTCCTCGCCCGGCTGCTGGAGGAAATGGGCGAAGTGTTTCTCCAGGAGGGAAAGCTCAGCGCCATTGCCTCCCTTCTTCTGCCCATGGAGTGA